ATCTGAAGAAGGTGGCCCAGGGCGCCGTCACGAATCCCTGTTATTTCGCCATGGACGCCACCCGTCCCGGCGATCTCGGCAATGGCGTGCTCGGGCGCCGGTACTATGTCATCTGCGAAGCCAGTCAGTCGTTTCATGCCATCGCGTCGGGGCATGGCGGCGGCCGCAATCTGAAAGGCACGGTCGATTTTTCAAACGGCAGGCGGTGCTCCAAGAACTTCGGCAACGCCATGGATTCGGAGTTGACCGCCGGCGGCGCCTATATGACCCGCGAGGCGAAGACATCCTTCAAGGGTTTTTATCGCGCCGGCGCCAAACAGGATGCCGCCTTCCTGCGCACCTTCATACAGTTCGATGGCGAGGGCGAAGCCGCCAACGCCAGGCAACGCGTGATCGGCGGCCACGCGGCGCAGGTGCTGCGCACCATGTGCATGCGCAAAACCCCCAACAGCTCCTATGCCGACCATGATGGTCTGGTGCCCTTCGGCAAGCTGGTGGAATATGCCGGCGGCCGCAGCAATGGCTGCACCAGCTGGTCGCCGGCGGACGCGCGGCAGATCATCTCGATGGTGAAGGACAACCCGACGACGCTCTACATCTATCCGGAATCGCGCGACATCGCCGCCGTTGCGCAGGCGGCGGCAAAGGGCCATTCGCTATCCAGCGACGGGCCTTATTGGAACGCGTCCTGCCTGAAGGAAATCGGCGCGCCGAAATTCTGGCCGCGCAAAACCCTCGAGCCGATCATCGCCCAGTACAAGAAGGATCATCCCGCACCGCCCGCGCAGCCGCTGCCGATCTGCAAGGAGCCGTGAAGCCGTTCGATCGGCGCCGTCGTGGCCGGAAAGGCCTACTGCAACAGGCCCTTGACGATGCCGCTCGCCTTGCCGAAATCCATCTGGCCGGCATATTTCTGCTTCAGCGCGGCGATCACCTTGCCCATGTCCTTCTGGCTGGCAGCGCCGGTCGCGGCGATCGCTTCGCGCGCCGCGGCCGTGATCGCCGCATCGTCGAGCTGCGTCGGCAGGAAATCACGGATGATCTCCATTTCGCCGCGCTCCTGCGCGGCCAGTTCCGGGCGCTTGCCGTCCTCGAAAGCCTTGGCCGATTCCTCGCGCTGCTTCACCATCTTGGCCAGGATCTGCAGGATCTCCTCGTCGCTGGCCGGCTCCTTGCCGGCGCCGCGATTGGCGATGTCGCGATCGTGGATGGCGGCCTGGATCAGCCGCAATGTCGGCAGCCGGTGCTTGTCCTGCGCCTTCATCGCGCTCTTCAGGGATTCGGCGATTTTCGCGCGCATCGTGCCTTCTCCTTCGGTCGGCGCGGACAATAGCGCCGAGGGCAGGCCAACGCAAATCCTGATGTGGCGGGGCAAGCCTATGATATTACTCAATGAAATAATTCGGAGCCGCAATCCGCATCGTCATTGACCGGCCTGCCCCCTTCCCCTATGTACTGGGCCTTGCATGAACTGAAGCTTGGGTGCGTGGAGGCCGCGAATTCGCCGCTCCGCGCCATTTGCTGCGCGGATGGCCGGCTGGGCCTGTGGAAGCGCGCAGCCTGATAGGAGTGCCGACATGGCCGAGATGACGCCCGCCTGGGCCACCGAAAAGCCGACCGCCCTTCTGGTGCTGGCCGACGGCACCGTCATCGAGGGCCGCGGTCTCGGCGCCACCGGCTCCGCCGTCGCCGAAGTCTGCTTCAACACGGCGCTCACCGGCTATGAGGAGATCCTCACCGATCCCTCCTATGCCGGCCAGATCGTCACCTTCACCTTCCCGCATATCGGCAATATCGGCACCAATGGCGAGGACATCGAGGACCTCAATCCGGCCGCGCGCGCCGGCGCCGTCGGCGCCGTGTTCAAGGCCGATGTCACCAACCCGTCCAACTACCGCGCCGCCGGCCATCTCGACCAGTGGCTGAAGAAGCGCGGCATCGTCGCGCTGTCGGGCATCGACACGAGGGCGCTCACCGCGCTGATCCGCGAAAATGGCATGCCCAACGCCGTCATCGCGCATGCGCCGGATGGTGTCTTCGACCTCGATGATCTGAAGCGGCGCGCCGCCGCATGGTCGGGCCTGATCGGGCTCGACCTCGCGAAGGAAGTCACCTCGGGCCAGTCCTCTGTCTGGCGCGAGACGCCCTGGGTGTGGAACGAAGGCTTTGGCGAGCAGGACGCGCCGACCATGCATGTCGTTGCCATCGACTATGGCGTCAAGCGCAACATATTGCGCCTGCTCGCGGGCCTCGGCGCCAAGGTCACGGTGGTTCCGGCCAAGACTGGTTCGGAAGAAATCCTGGCCATGCAGCCGGATGGCATCTTTCTCTCCAACGGTCCCGGCGACCCGGAAGCCACCGGCGACTATGCCGTGCCGGTCATCCAGGACTTGCTCAAGACCGACATTCCGGTGTTCGGCATCTGTCTCGGCCATCAGATGCTGGCACTGGCGCTGGGCGGCAAGACCGCCAAGATGCACCAGGGCCATCACGGCGCCAATCATCCGGTCAAGGACCACACCACCGGCAAGGTCGAGATCGTCTCGATGAACCACGGCTTCGCCGTCGACGCGGACTCGCTGCCATCAGGCGTCGAGGAAACCCATGTCTCGCTGTTCGACGGCTCGAACTGCGGCATCGCGCTCACCGGCCGCCCGGTGTTCTCGGTCCAGCATCATCCCGAAGCCTCGCCCGGCCCGCAGGATTCCCACTATCTGTTCCGCCGTTTCGTCAACCTGATCCGCGAAAAGCGCGGCGAGGAGTTGCTGGCCGAGCGGGCCTGATCTTTCCTGGATCGGCAACAAGCGATAATATCGCTTAACACAAAGCGATAAATCTGCGATACCGCTGTTGTGAAGACGATTATCCTTTCGGTATCGGCGGCTCGCGATCTCGACAACCTGCCCGCTGACGTCCGCGAGCAGGTCTCCGAAGGTTTGATCGCCTACGCAGTCAGCGGCCGTGGAGATGTAAAGCGTCTTTCCGGCAGGGGCGGTTACAGGCTGCGGATTGGCCGCTACCGCGTCATATTCGATGAAGATCGCATCACGATCCTTGCGTCTACATCGGCAAGCGTGAAACGACGACTTACAGCCGGCTATAGGACAGAAAGCCATGAACGCGCCGCAAATCATAAAGACTTCAACCGGCGAAGAACTGGTCGTTATCCCAAAGGCTGACTACGAGGCCTTGCTGCATGCCGCCGAAGAAGCCCTCGAAGACGCAGCGGATGTCGCCATCTACGACGAACGGAAAGCTGATCTCAAAACGGAAAAAGCCCTGCCCGCTGATGTGACCATGGATATTTTGCGAGGCTCCGGCCGCCTCAAGGCGCTCCGCAATTGGCGCAAGCTGACACAAGCCGAGTTGGCGAATGCCATCGGTGTCAGTCAGGGCTTCCTGTCGGATATCGAATCCAATCGCCGCAAACCGTCTGCGCAAACCACCGCGATGCTGGCAAAGGCGTTGGATGTCCCTGGCGAATGGCTTGAATCCTGATTCCCGACCTCACGCCACCGGCCGCCCTTCACTCGCCTCCAGTATGGCAAACCATTGCTGGCGGTCGAGGCTGATCGCCAGCGCCTTGACCATGGCGGCCAACCCTTCCGGCTTCATTGACCGGGCACCGGCACCAGCCGGGCCGGAGAACAGCAGCCAAGCGATGGCGATGGTGGCGAGATCGCCGGCATCGATGCGGTGCCGATCAGCCGAGCAACCTGATCGGCATCCGGGCGGGGGCCGCCATCGAGCAGGCGCCAGACACCAAAGACCAGCCGCGACGGCGACACTCCGTCCTGGTCAGCGCGATGCGGCTGTCATGGCTCATACCTGCGCCCCGTCTTCGGCGACGTCGGTCGTAACGATCCTGGCCGCTGCCGGCCTCGCCACCTTGGTGACGAAGACGATGAGCGCCAGCACCAGGAAGCACGCTCCGACCAGATAGGGCGCGCCACCGAAAGCCACGGGTGCGCTGGGCCCGGTGAACCAGGAGAAGATGGCCGTGTAAAGCAGCGGCGTGATGATTGAGGTGATCGAGAAGATCGAGGTCATCGCGCCCTGCAGTTCGCCTTGCGCCGAAGGTGGCACCTTGGCGGCGGCGAGGCTCCTGAGCGGCGGATCGGCCAAGGCCTCCAGGCAACCGGCTACGATCACCGCATAGATCATCCAGCCCTGCGTGGCGAAGGCATAGCCGAAGGCGCTGGCCGCCGTGAAGGTCAGGCCGATCACTGCTGTCTTCCACTCGCCAAGTCTGGGGATCACGCGCGGAAGGACGGTACCCATGATGATGGCACCGCACAGGCCGAAAGCGCCAAGCGAGAAGCCGATCTGTTGCTCACTCCAGCCATAACGATAGTTTGAGACGAACGACCAGACGGCCGGATACATCATGTGGCCGAGCGTCATCAGGAAGAAGACGAGCCCGATCCAGCCGATGCCCTGATACTGGCGCATCTGCAGCAGCGTGCCGACCGGGTTGGCGCGCTTCCATTCGAAGCGGCGGCGGTGCCTTTCATCGAGCGTTTCCGGCAGGAAGAACATCGCGATTAGGAAATTGACGAAGGCGAGCCCGGCGGCGAAATAGAACGGCACGCGCGGCCCGAACGTGCCGAGCAGCCCGCCCAGCACTGGTCCGATGACGAAGCCGACGCCGAAGGCGATGCCGAGCAGGCCGAAATTCTTGGCCCGGTTCTCATCGTTGGAGATGTCGGCGATGAAGGCCGACGTCGTCGAATAGCTGGCACCTGAAATGCCGGCCAGCACGCGGCCGATGAACAGCATCGGAAAGGACCAGGCGACCGCGCAGATCAGATTGTCGATGGAGAAGGTCAGCACCGAGGCGAGCAGGATCGGCCTGCGGCCGAACCGGTCGCTCAGACCGCCCATGATGGGCGCGAAGAAGAACTGCATGGCGGCATAGACGAAGAACAGCCAGCCGCCCTCGATCGCCGCGCCGCTGATGCTGACGCCGGACAGTTCCTGCAGATAGGCCGGCAGCACCGGCATGATGATACCGAAGCCGATAATGTCGAGCAGCAGCGTGGTGAAAACGAGCGCAAGGCCCCGCTTGGCGGTTTTGGGGTCGATCATGACGGGTCAAGCTCCTCTGATCGCCCTGGGCGGGGCGGACGCACCTTATAGGCGAGCCCGCCGAAAGGAACAATGAGGGAACAGGCAGGAAGCTTTGATCCTGACACTCCCTGACGGCGTCATTTCCGTCATTGTATCGCCGTGGAATCAGTGCTCAGAGCGGGCCGCTCATCGTGTTGCAGTCCGACAGTTTGCCGTTTTTGTAACCGCGCGCCAGCCAGGTCTGCCGCTGCTGGGAGGTGCCATGATTGAAGCTTTCCGGCACGACATAACCCTGCATCTTCTTCTGCAGCGTGTCGTCGCCGATCTGCTTGGCGGCATTCAGCGCGCTTTCGAAATCGCCCGGTTCCAGAATGCCCTTCTGCGCGGTGTAGTGGGCCCACACGCCGGCGAAGCAGTCGGCCTGCAGCTCGATACGCACCGACAGCTGGTTGGCATCGGCTTCGCTCATGCCCTGCCGCATCTGGTTGAACTTGGACATGATGCCGGTGAGGTTCTGCACATGGTGGCCGACCTCATGCGCGATCACATAGGCGCGGGCGAATTCACCGGAGGCGCCGAACTGCTGGTCGAGCTGCTGGAAGAAGGTCATGTCGAGATAGACCTTGTGGTCGCCGGGGCAGTAGAACGGACCAGCCGCCGAGGAAGCGAAGCCGCAGGCCGAGCGGATTTGGCTGGAAAACAGCACCAGCTTGGGATCCTCATAGGTCAGGCCTTGCGACTTGAAAATGCCGGTCCAGGTGTCTTCGGTCTCGGCCAAGACGGTCGCCACGAACTGCTTCATCTCGTCATTGGCGGGCGCGGCGCCGTTGCCGCCGCTGTTGTCCGATATCTGGCCACCGCCGCCCGGCAGCAGCGCGCCGCCGTCCCCGTTCAGGAGTTGCAGGGGATTGATGCCGAAAACACCCCAGGCAATGAGCGCGACAACCGCGAAGATGATGAGGCCCGAGAGCGACATGCCGCCACCGCCCGCGCCGCCGCCGATGGGGATCCGGAACTGGCCGGGGCCGCCGCCGTCAAGCCCGCCGCCGGAGCCGCTGTCGCCGCGGTCGTCCTCGACATTGTCACTCTGACGACGACCTCTCCAGAGCATGGCAACTCCTCGCACTGCGAACTTCGCGTTGTTCCGGTATGGCCGGCCCAACCCAACAAACAATTATCCCAATGGTTGCGCCAAGTCACAGCATTTTTCGGTAGTGCATCAGTTTGAAATCTGCAAACTAGCCGGCGCTTCACGAGATCGCATCCGGGACTATGTTCAACCAAGCCAACGATGAGCCAGCCACCCGAGGCACAAGCCGCCTATGGCCGCATAGATCAAGCCGATCGGGCCTTTGGGGAAGGGCTCGTGGTGCACCACGCGTGGCGATGGCGGCCGATAATAGGATAGCAGTTGCCGTTGTGAGACGATTAGCATTTGCTCCAACTCGCGGCGCCCTTCCTCCCTTGCCCGTTTTGAGTCCAGGCGCTCCTGAACGTAGAGCTGTCTCGTATGCTCCGTGGCCGAAAATGAGTTTTCGTCTAGCCAGGCTTTGAATTTGCCGGGCCTGACGAGGACTTTGGCATGGGTGAAGTCGCGTCGGTGGAGTCTCTCCGCCTTGGAAGCTTCAAAACCCGTATGCCACTCTTCCCAAGTCGCCGGCATGTCATCAGCGCCGGCAAGCTGGCGGATACGAGGATAATCCTTGGCAGTGTAAACTGGAATAGCCCTGACTTCGCTGGTCATTGCAAGCCTTCCCCTTCTCCCAAGAAGAGGATGCGACTCCTAGGACTCGCTGTCCAGATGGCGCTACCCAGCCTTCATAAGCCACTTGGTCTCCACCCGCGCGGCCGGTATAGCCGTAACAGCAGAGTGCTCAGTCTTTTTGCTTGGCGCCGGCGCTCTTGCCGTCGGAGCTTTTCGAACGTTCCTCGAACCGCTCCGCTCCCTTCTTCAAGGGGTGGCCTGTCTCGGCTTCCGTCTTGCGCTCATCTCTGGCCGCAGCCTGCTTCAATCCCTTCGCCGCCTGCTTGCCCTTCGCGGTCGGTGCTTGTTCGACGCCCATCGTCTTCTCCCTGGCGCGACAATCGCGCGATCTCGGAAGCAACGTGCGGTGTGGTCAGGCGGTTCCGCCCGCTGGTCCGTCCGGGGAAGTCGCCCCACCAGGCTCAGCCCACCGTCATCGCCTTGCGAAACGCCTCCAGCGTCTCGGCGCTGACATGGTGCTCGATGCCCTCGGCATCGATGCGCGCCGTCTCGGCGCTGACGCCGAGCGAGCGCAGGAAGGCTTCCACCGTCTGGTGACGGATGCGGCTCTCCTCGGCCACCTTGCGGCCGGCCTCGGTCAGGAACACACCGCGATAGGG
The genomic region above belongs to Mesorhizobium sp. B4-1-4 and contains:
- a CDS encoding TCR/Tet family MFS transporter, producing MIDPKTAKRGLALVFTTLLLDIIGFGIIMPVLPAYLQELSGVSISGAAIEGGWLFFVYAAMQFFFAPIMGGLSDRFGRRPILLASVLTFSIDNLICAVAWSFPMLFIGRVLAGISGASYSTTSAFIADISNDENRAKNFGLLGIAFGVGFVIGPVLGGLLGTFGPRVPFYFAAGLAFVNFLIAMFFLPETLDERHRRRFEWKRANPVGTLLQMRQYQGIGWIGLVFFLMTLGHMMYPAVWSFVSNYRYGWSEQQIGFSLGAFGLCGAIIMGTVLPRVIPRLGEWKTAVIGLTFTAASAFGYAFATQGWMIYAVIVAGCLEALADPPLRSLAAAKVPPSAQGELQGAMTSIFSITSIITPLLYTAIFSWFTGPSAPVAFGGAPYLVGACFLVLALIVFVTKVARPAAARIVTTDVAEDGAQV
- the carA gene encoding glutamine-hydrolyzing carbamoyl-phosphate synthase small subunit, translating into MAEMTPAWATEKPTALLVLADGTVIEGRGLGATGSAVAEVCFNTALTGYEEILTDPSYAGQIVTFTFPHIGNIGTNGEDIEDLNPAARAGAVGAVFKADVTNPSNYRAAGHLDQWLKKRGIVALSGIDTRALTALIRENGMPNAVIAHAPDGVFDLDDLKRRAAAWSGLIGLDLAKEVTSGQSSVWRETPWVWNEGFGEQDAPTMHVVAIDYGVKRNILRLLAGLGAKVTVVPAKTGSEEILAMQPDGIFLSNGPGDPEATGDYAVPVIQDLLKTDIPVFGICLGHQMLALALGGKTAKMHQGHHGANHPVKDHTTGKVEIVSMNHGFAVDADSLPSGVEETHVSLFDGSNCGIALTGRPVFSVQHHPEASPGPQDSHYLFRRFVNLIREKRGEELLAERA
- a CDS encoding helix-turn-helix domain-containing protein produces the protein MNAPQIIKTSTGEELVVIPKADYEALLHAAEEALEDAADVAIYDERKADLKTEKALPADVTMDILRGSGRLKALRNWRKLTQAELANAIGVSQGFLSDIESNRRKPSAQTTAMLAKALDVPGEWLES
- a CDS encoding GatB/YqeY domain-containing protein — its product is MRAKIAESLKSAMKAQDKHRLPTLRLIQAAIHDRDIANRGAGKEPASDEEILQILAKMVKQREESAKAFEDGKRPELAAQERGEMEIIRDFLPTQLDDAAITAAAREAIAATGAASQKDMGKVIAALKQKYAGQMDFGKASGIVKGLLQ
- a CDS encoding neutral zinc metallopeptidase, producing the protein MLWRGRRQSDNVEDDRGDSGSGGGLDGGGPGQFRIPIGGGAGGGGMSLSGLIIFAVVALIAWGVFGINPLQLLNGDGGALLPGGGGQISDNSGGNGAAPANDEMKQFVATVLAETEDTWTGIFKSQGLTYEDPKLVLFSSQIRSACGFASSAAGPFYCPGDHKVYLDMTFFQQLDQQFGASGEFARAYVIAHEVGHHVQNLTGIMSKFNQMRQGMSEADANQLSVRIELQADCFAGVWAHYTAQKGILEPGDFESALNAAKQIGDDTLQKKMQGYVVPESFNHGTSQQRQTWLARGYKNGKLSDCNTMSGPL
- a CDS encoding plasmid stabilization protein; the encoded protein is MKTIILSVSAARDLDNLPADVREQVSEGLIAYAVSGRGDVKRLSGRGGYRLRIGRYRVIFDEDRITILASTSASVKRRLTAGYRTESHERAANHKDFNRRRTGRYPKG